The Vicia villosa cultivar HV-30 ecotype Madison, WI linkage group LG1, Vvil1.0, whole genome shotgun sequence genome includes a region encoding these proteins:
- the LOC131643488 gene encoding uncharacterized protein LOC131643488, translated as MMEGIACFSKSDAKEECVDVDLTQISLRPIVLSDLDDLMLWTSDEKVAKYCTWEPYSNKEYGINFIQNIASKSLWFRAICLRDRAIGCIDFRSCSGRCMDKSAELGYALNSKYWGKGITTLVVKQAIETTFKEFQHLERLESRVDVENIASQRVLEKAGFQREGVLRKYLFIKGKSRDMVMFSVLSNDFKV; from the coding sequence ATGATGGAAGGAATTGCATGTTTTTCTAAATCTGATGCTAAAGAAGAGTGTGTTGATGTAGACTTAACCCAAATCTCTCTTCGACCCATTGTTCTTTCTGATCTTGATGATCTTATGTTGTGGACTAGTGATGAAAAAGTGGCTAAATATTGCACTTGGGAGCCTTATAGCAACAAAGAATATGGCATCAACTTCATCCAAAACATAGCAAGCAAATCTCTATGGTTCAGAGCAATTTGCCTTCGAGATCGTGCAATCGGGTGTATCGATTTCAGGTCGTGTTCGGGTAGATGCATGGACAAATCTGCTGAACTTGGCTATGCTCTGAACTCTAAGTATTGGGGCAAAGGAATTACAACACTCGTTGTGAAACAAGCAATTGAAACAACATTTAAAGAGTTTCAACATTTAGAGAGGCTTGAATCTCGAGTTGATGTTGAAAATATAGCTTCTCAAAGGGTGTTGGAAAAAGCTGGTTTTCAGAGGGAGGGAGTTCTCAGGAAATATCTCTTCATTAAGGGGAAAAGTAGAGATATGGTTATGTTTAGTGTTTTATCTAATGATTTTaaagtttga
- the LOC131643490 gene encoding small ribosomal subunit protein eS1-like, whose protein sequence is MAVGKNKRISKGKKGGKKKAADPFAKKDWYDIKAPSVFQVKNVGKTLVSRTQGTKIASDGLKHRVFEVSLADLQGDEEHAFRKIRLRAEDVQGKNLLTNFWGMNLTTDKLRSLVRKWQTLIEAHVDVKTSDNYTLRMFCIGFTKRRANQVKRTCYAQSSQVKQIRRKMREIMTNQATSCDLKELVRKFIPEMIGKEIEKATTGIYPLQNVFIRKVKILKAPKFDLGKLMEVHGDYSEDIGTKVDRPAEETVAEEPTEIVGA, encoded by the exons ATGGCAGTGGGGAAGAACAAGCGGATCTCCAAGGGCAAGAAGGGTGGAAAGAAGAAAGC AGCTGACCCCTTTGCCAAAAAGGATTGGTATGATATCAAAGCTCCGTCAGTTTTCCAGGTCAAAAATGTTGGCAAAACCCTCGTTTCTCGTACTCAGGGTACCAAG ATTGCTTCAGATGGGCTCAAACATAGAGTGTTTGAGGTTTCTCTAGCTGATCTCCAAGGAGATGAAGAACACGCTTTCAGGAAGATTAGGCTGAGAGCTGAGGATGTTCAAGGGAAGAATCTCTTGACAAATTTCTGGGGGATGAATCTCACCACTGACAAATTGAGGTCGTTGGTGCGTAAGTGGCAAACACTGATTGAAGCCCATGTTGACGTGAAGACATCTGACAACTACACATTGAGGATGTTTTGCATTGGATTTACCAAGAGGAGAGCTAACCAGGTTAAGAGGACCTGCTATGCTCAGTCCAGCCAAGTTAAACAG ATCCGTAGGAAGATGAGAGAAATCATGACCAACCAAGCAACATCCTGTGATTTGAAGGAATTGGTCAGGAAGTTCATTCCTGAGATGATTGGAAAAGAAATTGAGAAGGCTACCACTGGTATTTACCCATTGCAGAATGTGTTCATCCGTAAAGTGAAGATCCTTAAAGCTCCCAAGTTTGATCTTGGAAAATTGATGGAG GTTCATGGAGATTACTCTGAAGACATTGGCACAAAGGTAGACAGACCTGCTGAAGAAACAGTTGCAGAGGAACCCACtgaaattgttggagcttga